From the genome of Dickeya aquatica, one region includes:
- a CDS encoding DNA cytosine methyltransferase: MKNNREIVVDNFAGGGGASTGIELAIGRSVDIAINHDPNAIAMHATNHPDTLHYCESVFDVDPVAATAGRPVGLAWFSPDCTHFSKARGSAPVKKEIRGLAWVVLRWALAVRPRVMMLENVAEFKTWGPLLTDADGTRQPDPVRSGETFAAFVGMLSDGVAADHPALAECCEFLGITIDSEPAQRLVRGLGYNVDHRELRADNYGTPQRRKRFFMVIRCDGHPIVWPKPTHGDPKSLEVQAGQLKQWRMAADCIDWSIMSTSIFERKKSLATNTLRRVAKGLWRHVLTNAEPFIVGAGGPEYSGKPVAINQPFGTIATENHRAVVTPLLTPFINEHANASSQRTMPIDESMRTLCAQVKGGHFSVVAPTMIPLRGTNEHQLFGHSIERPLSTVTASGAHHALITASFGELCGTGARRWSDGIRSLKTPLNTVTASAAPSALAMALFEQANGGFYDGDGHAADTPVSTLTASGSNQRLVTAYAVKYYGTGDRGQSADEPMHTITTKDRIGVVSVVTVPADCLSPDLREKARCCAELLHKFLPEHFCELVEMVLMAYCGTWYVLVDITLRMLQPQELYAAQGFPSWYVIDMDYRGVRHTKTAQVARCGNAVPPQFAEALVRANLPEMCAEREEVAA, translated from the coding sequence ATGAAAAATAACAGGGAAATCGTCGTTGATAACTTTGCAGGTGGCGGCGGTGCTTCAACTGGCATTGAGCTTGCGATTGGTCGCAGCGTTGATATCGCGATTAATCACGATCCGAATGCGATTGCGATGCACGCCACGAATCACCCAGACACGCTGCATTACTGCGAATCGGTATTTGATGTTGACCCGGTGGCGGCGACGGCTGGTCGCCCGGTGGGGCTGGCGTGGTTTTCGCCTGACTGCACTCACTTTTCAAAAGCGCGCGGCAGTGCGCCCGTTAAAAAAGAAATTCGGGGACTGGCCTGGGTAGTTCTGCGCTGGGCGCTGGCCGTGCGCCCGCGTGTCATGATGCTTGAAAATGTGGCCGAATTTAAAACCTGGGGGCCCTTGCTTACTGACGCGGACGGCACACGTCAGCCAGACCCCGTGCGATCAGGGGAAACGTTCGCGGCATTCGTCGGCATGCTGTCTGATGGCGTAGCCGCAGATCACCCAGCGTTAGCAGAATGCTGTGAATTCCTTGGAATCACCATTGATAGCGAGCCTGCGCAACGGTTGGTGCGTGGGTTGGGGTATAACGTAGATCACCGCGAATTACGAGCTGACAATTACGGTACGCCGCAGCGTCGGAAGCGGTTTTTTATGGTGATTCGCTGCGATGGTCATCCTATCGTTTGGCCTAAACCTACCCACGGTGATCCGAAATCTCTGGAAGTACAAGCGGGGCAACTGAAACAGTGGCGGATGGCGGCGGACTGTATTGACTGGTCGATTATGTCCACATCAATATTTGAACGGAAAAAATCTTTAGCCACAAATACGTTACGCCGCGTAGCCAAGGGATTGTGGCGCCACGTTCTCACCAATGCCGAACCGTTCATTGTTGGAGCTGGTGGCCCTGAATATTCTGGTAAGCCAGTCGCTATCAATCAGCCTTTCGGCACTATTGCTACTGAAAATCACCGTGCGGTGGTAACGCCATTATTAACACCATTCATCAATGAGCACGCGAATGCGAGCAGTCAGCGTACAATGCCTATTGATGAGTCCATGCGGACGCTCTGTGCTCAAGTAAAAGGTGGCCATTTTTCCGTCGTGGCACCAACGATGATCCCACTGCGTGGAACGAATGAGCACCAACTTTTTGGGCATAGCATAGAGCGCCCATTATCAACAGTAACAGCCAGCGGTGCACACCATGCGCTGATTACCGCCAGCTTTGGAGAATTGTGCGGTACAGGTGCGCGGCGCTGGAGTGATGGTATTCGCTCGCTGAAAACACCACTGAACACGGTTACAGCCAGTGCTGCGCCGAGCGCACTGGCAATGGCGCTATTCGAGCAGGCAAACGGCGGATTCTACGACGGCGACGGACATGCGGCAGACACACCAGTATCTACGCTCACTGCCTCCGGCAGTAATCAACGGCTGGTGACAGCCTATGCGGTCAAGTACTACGGCACTGGAGATAGAGGGCAATCCGCTGACGAACCAATGCACACAATAACGACTAAAGACAGGATAGGGGTTGTTAGTGTGGTGACGGTTCCCGCTGACTGCCTATCGCCGGATCTTCGGGAAAAGGCGCGATGCTGTGCGGAACTACTGCATAAATTCCTTCCAGAGCATTTTTGTGAACTTGTCGAAATGGTGCTGATGGCATACTGCGGCACATGGTATGTACTAGTTGACATTACACTGCGTATGCTCCAACCGCAGGAATTGTATGCGGCCCAAGGGTTTCCTAGTTGGTATGTCATCGACATGGACTATCGCGGCGTGCGGCACACGAAAACAGCCCAAGTCGCACGCTGTGGTAATGCGGTGCCGCCGCAGTTTGCCGAAGCGCTGGTGCGTGCAAATCTGCCAGAAATGTGCGCCGAGCGTGAAGAGGTGGCCGCATGA
- a CDS encoding phage N-6-adenine-methyltransferase has protein sequence MTDFSQTEYVQALNAQKAEDAHLLKDVGDQWRTPDTLFWGINAMFGPLVLDLFSDGENSKCPAYYTAEDNALVQDWSARLAELNGAAFANPPYSTAKMHEGEYITGMRHVMAHTAKMRERGGRYVFLIKSATSEVWWPEHADHVAFIRGRIAFEVPAWFKPKDDKQIPSSAGFGAAIAVFDKEWRGPSVSYIQREKLLATGDAFLAQIRREAGRLVPQQSIIIPETENTVWPSEVNFLFEQIPAAITLPAGLQNKLRSHINRLKLEGVPDSAIITTAETLSVAMGAAA, from the coding sequence ATGACTGATTTCTCCCAAACCGAGTACGTGCAGGCACTGAATGCTCAGAAAGCTGAAGATGCGCATTTACTGAAAGATGTAGGCGATCAATGGCGTACACCGGATACCCTTTTTTGGGGTATCAATGCCATGTTTGGCCCGCTGGTGCTTGACCTGTTCAGCGACGGGGAAAACTCGAAGTGTCCGGCGTATTACACGGCGGAGGATAACGCGCTGGTGCAGGACTGGTCAGCGCGTCTGGCTGAACTGAACGGCGCAGCGTTTGCTAACCCACCGTACAGCACAGCGAAAATGCATGAGGGTGAGTACATCACCGGTATGCGCCACGTTATGGCCCACACCGCCAAAATGCGGGAACGTGGCGGGCGCTATGTCTTTCTCATCAAATCAGCCACGTCTGAAGTCTGGTGGCCGGAGCACGCCGATCACGTTGCGTTCATTCGCGGGCGTATTGCGTTTGAGGTTCCCGCCTGGTTTAAGCCGAAAGACGATAAGCAAATTCCCAGTAGCGCAGGTTTTGGCGCAGCTATCGCGGTTTTTGATAAAGAATGGCGTGGCCCTTCAGTTAGCTACATTCAGCGGGAAAAACTGCTGGCGACGGGTGACGCGTTCTTGGCACAGATCCGGCGAGAAGCGGGGCGGTTAGTACCTCAGCAGTCGATCATCATTCCAGAGACAGAGAATACTGTCTGGCCATCGGAAGTTAATTTCCTCTTCGAGCAGATCCCGGCAGCGATCACGCTGCCTGCTGGCCTGCAAAACAAACTCCGCAGTCATATCAACCGCCTGAAACTCGAAGGCGTACCGGATTCGGCAATTATCACGACCGCAGAAACATTATCCGTAGCCATGGGAGCAGCAGCATGA
- a CDS encoding KilA-N domain-containing protein — MNTPIVIANIAIRRDTDGRYNLNDLHRASGGEKRHAPSYWLANKQTIALIAELETTEIPVVRLEGRNGGTFVCRELVYAYAMWISASFNLRVIRTFDAAANPNPTAENVRERVQAGIMIVESAARTLNLSNSSKLGAYQKLQSIIGINLMPNYAIDAPSDAADGSSRTTKALTDLLRQHGFTMTAAIAYLRLEAAGIVERKTRSSTGKKTKSFWSLTSQGLRYGKNMTSPANPRETQPHFFESRADDLLAIIAGRDAA, encoded by the coding sequence ATGAATACGCCTATCGTGATTGCCAATATCGCCATTCGTCGCGACACTGATGGCCGTTACAACTTGAATGATCTGCATCGTGCGTCTGGCGGAGAAAAGCGCCACGCCCCAAGCTACTGGCTGGCGAACAAGCAAACCATAGCGCTTATCGCCGAGCTGGAAACTACCGAGATTCCGGTAGTTAGGCTTGAGGGCCGCAACGGTGGCACCTTCGTGTGTCGAGAACTGGTTTATGCCTATGCCATGTGGATTAGCGCGTCATTCAACCTGAGGGTGATCCGCACTTTTGATGCGGCCGCTAATCCGAACCCGACGGCGGAGAATGTCCGTGAGCGAGTTCAGGCGGGGATCATGATCGTAGAGTCTGCCGCCCGAACACTAAACCTATCTAACAGCTCAAAGCTCGGTGCATATCAAAAACTACAATCCATTATCGGCATCAACCTGATGCCTAACTACGCCATTGATGCACCCAGTGACGCGGCGGACGGTTCCAGCCGGACAACAAAAGCGCTTACCGATTTGTTACGCCAGCACGGTTTCACCATGACGGCGGCGATCGCCTATCTGCGGCTTGAGGCGGCGGGAATTGTTGAACGTAAAACACGCTCCAGCACGGGCAAGAAAACCAAATCGTTCTGGTCGCTGACATCACAGGGGCTGCGTTACGGCAAAAATATGACCAGCCCGGCTAACCCGCGCGAGACACAGCCACACTTTTTCGAATCTCGGGCTGATGATCTGTTGGCAATCATTGCGGGGAGGGATGCGGCATGA
- a CDS encoding DNA translocase FtsK → MAPEPENHDLQDDRLYPEAVQFVQSSCRATISGLQRHFRIGYNRAARLIEAMESKGVVSAPTHDGTRTVIGEAVQ, encoded by the coding sequence GTGGCACCAGAGCCAGAAAACCACGATTTGCAAGATGATCGGCTTTACCCAGAGGCTGTTCAGTTTGTGCAATCTTCGTGCCGGGCGACAATATCCGGTCTCCAGCGCCATTTCCGCATCGGGTATAACCGTGCGGCGCGCTTGATTGAGGCGATGGAAAGCAAAGGTGTAGTCTCTGCGCCGACGCATGACGGCACACGGACAGTGATCGGGGAGGCGGTGCAATGA
- a CDS encoding replication protein P, with product MKGIQSIQRHIGNRNGAALAAMSAPQQNAICFEPDANVRQLFNSLFQQLRVIFPAVNAHIKTQAELDELRQQWTRAFAENGINSPALIQMGLRRARLSESPFLPSPGLFIAWCREGGSQLAGLPDVDAVMEEFQRYSAQRGFYATPECFPWSAPIMFWLVTDMRRVMLQYNHTTGEMRKVAERLLKQWEKKVMAGQPIPAPKTQLDDLRRPPTIGAELGIATAETDVRGQEFLNAIRARYPRRNTTTNED from the coding sequence ATGAAAGGGATTCAGTCAATCCAACGCCATATCGGTAATCGCAACGGCGCAGCGCTGGCGGCTATGTCGGCACCGCAGCAAAACGCAATCTGCTTTGAACCGGATGCCAATGTACGTCAGCTATTCAACAGCCTGTTTCAGCAACTGCGGGTGATCTTTCCGGCGGTGAACGCGCATATCAAGACGCAAGCCGAACTGGACGAATTGCGCCAGCAGTGGACGCGAGCATTTGCCGAGAACGGTATCAACAGCCCAGCGCTGATCCAGATGGGATTACGGCGAGCGCGCCTGAGTGAAAGCCCATTTCTTCCATCACCAGGCCTGTTTATCGCTTGGTGTCGTGAAGGTGGCTCTCAGCTCGCCGGCCTGCCGGATGTCGATGCGGTGATGGAGGAATTTCAGCGCTATAGCGCCCAACGCGGATTCTACGCCACACCAGAATGCTTCCCTTGGTCGGCGCCGATCATGTTTTGGCTGGTGACGGATATGCGCCGTGTAATGTTGCAGTACAACCACACGACAGGTGAGATGCGCAAAGTGGCAGAACGCCTGCTAAAGCAATGGGAAAAGAAAGTCATGGCGGGGCAGCCAATCCCAGCCCCGAAGACGCAACTTGACGACTTACGACGTCCGCCAACCATAGGGGCCGAGCTGGGCATCGCCACGGCAGAAACTGATGTGAGGGGGCAGGAATTTCTAAATGCGATCCGGGCGCGTTACCCCCGGAGAAACACAACGACCAATGAGGACTGA